The Desulfuromonadaceae bacterium genome includes the window TCCTATACAATTACCGATGATTGCACGGAATGTCGCGCTTGCACTGAAAGTTGTCCGGTCGACGCCATCGTTGACTGAGTTAAAGGGGCGCCTTGTGGCGCCCTTTTTATTTTTTTCAACAGGTTGAATCCGCTCACCATGCTTGTCGCGACACGATGAAATGTGCTAGATTACCGACATCTTTTGTCAACCGGATTCCATGTGAATGACATGATCCCAGAGCATATTGCTATCATTATGGATGGCAACGGTCGTTGGGCGGAGGCGCGAAACCTGCCGCGCATTGCCGGTCATCAGCGCGGCGTCGAAACGGTGCGCGTGATCGTCGAGGCGTGTCACGGACTCGGCGTTCGTTATCTGACCCTTTATGCCTTCAGCTCGGAAAACTGGCAACGTCCATCGGCTGAAGTTGGTGGCCTGATGGAGCTTCTCGGGTATTTTCTGGAAGCGATGTTGCCTGAAATGATGGAAAAGGGAATCCAGCTGCGGGTTATAGGTGATCTGGCGCGATTGCCGGAACGTGCTCGTCGAACGGTTACTGATGCTGTTGCACAAACTGCCGAAAATAGTGCGATGACTCTGGTCCTGGCACTGTCGTACGGATCGCGGGGGGAGTTGAGCAACGCCTGTCGCACTTTGGCGAAAGATGTTCTGGATGGTGGTTTGTCTGTTGAGGATATTACTGAAGAGCTTTTTGCGAGTCGACTCGATACTGCCGGGTTGCCCGATCCTGACCTGCTGATTCGCACCAGCGGTGAAATGCGCATCAGTAATTTTCTCCTCTGGCAACTGGCTTATGCAGAACTTTATTTCACGGAGATTTGTTGGCCCGCTTTCACTGCCGACGAGTTGAACAAAGCGTTGGTCGAATTTTCTCGCCGTGAACGTCGTTTTGGTTTGACCGGAGCACAAATGGAAAAGAGTCGGTTTTAAAAATAACTATCTGGGTGTTGCTGGAAGGACCCAGTTACTGCTTGAATTCCGGAGGATTAACATTAAACAACGACTGATAACCGCTGGTATCGGCCTGCCGCTGCTGGTCCTCTTTATTGTCTATGCAAATTATTTTTTCTTCAGCCTGCTGATTGGTGGTGTCATCTGTCTGGCCCTCCATGAATTCTTCGCCATGACCCTGCCCGGAGAACGCCGCGCTGAAAAATTCGCTGCCTGCCTCTTTGCACTCGGTTTGCTGAGTGCGATGATTCAGCAGTCACCTCTCCTGCTGGTCGGGCTATTGACCTTGATGACGCTTGGTTTCGCCTGCTGGTTTTTGCTGCGTTTCAATAATCTGGGAAAAGTTACCGGACAACTGGCGATCCTCTTTTTCGGCATTCTTTATATTACACTTTTACTTGGACACGTACCGCTGCTGCGCGGGGTGCCGGATGGGCGTGAGTGGATTTTTCTGGTTCTTTTTATTATCATGTTTTGTGACACCTGCGCCTATTTTGTAGGCAGCGCCATTGGCTGCCGACGTCTTTATCCATCAATCAGCCCGAAAAAAAGTATTGAAGGCGCCTGTGGTGGCCTGCTCGGTAGTATCCTCGGTGCAGTGTTGGTCAAATTCTGGTTCTTCGGCCATCTGCGGCTGGTTGATGCCGTTATTCTTGGCATTCTGCTTGGCATTGTCGGTCAACTTGGCGATCTTTTTGAGTCGATGTTGAAACGCGGGGCTAACGTGAAAGATTCAGGGACGTTGATCCCTGGGCACGGTGGCGTACTTGATCGTCTGGACAGTTTACTCTTTGCATTTCCTGTTGCCTATTATTATGCGCTGTGGGCGGGGTACGGATAACGTGTTGCACTACCCATGAAGAAACTAGCAATCCTCGGGTCCACCGGATCAATCGGCGTCAGTACCCTCGAAGTTGTCGCGGCTTATCCCGCCAGATTTTCTGTTATAACGCTCACCGGCGGGGCGAATCTGACGTTGCTGATCGAGCAGATTCGGCGCTTTTCGCCGCAGATGGTCGCGGTGTGTGAGGAAGTCGATGCGCGCCGGTTACGTGACACCCTCGGGGAAAATGCCCCGAAAATTCTTTTCGGCGTCGAAGGCCTTTCCGCCTGTGCCTCCCATCCAGATGTAGAAATGGTCGTATCGGCGATTGTCGGTGCGGCCGGTTTACGCCCGACTATGGCAGCGATTGTCGCCGGGAAAGATATTGCCCTGGCTAACAAGGAAACGCTGGTGACAGCCGGTTCGCTATTCATGGAGGCGATCACCGCTGCCGGCGTCGATCTTTTCCCGGTCGACAGCGAGCATTCCGCCATATTTCAATCGTTGCGCGGGCATCGCCAGCAGGATGTTCGACGCTTGATTCTGACGGCTTCCGGCGGTCCGTTTCTGCACCGTTCCAGTGACGATTTTCACTCGGTGCGACCGCTTGATGCACTGGCTCACCCGAACTGGACCATGGGGCGGAAAATTTCGATTGATTCTGCGACGATGATGAACAAAGGGCTGGAGGTGATCGAGGCGCACTGGTTGTTTGCTCTGCCTGCCGAGCGCATTGCCGTTCATGTTCATCCGCAGAGTGTTGTTCATTCAATGGTTGAATATGTGGATGGCTCGGTGATTGCGCAACTCGGCATTCCTGACATGAAAACACCGATCGCCTATGCTCTTTCCTGGCCGGAACGACTGGCTCTTGATTTACCTCCACTTGACTTATGCCAGTATGGGGCGTTGACATTTCATGCCCCGGACGTTGAAAAGTTTCCGTGTCTGCCCCTTGCTTACACGGCACTGGCGATTGGCGGTACCGCGCCGGCAGTGATGAATGCTGCCAACGAGGTTGCAGTTGAAGCATTCCTTGCAGAACGAATTTCCTTCTCTGATATTGCGCAGATTATCGCTGTGGTGCTGAATGGTCATGTTGCCCAGCCACTCGATACACTTGAAACTGTCTTTGCGGCTGACAAGATGGGGCGTAAGGCTGCGTATGACCTGATCGATCAACGTGCTGCGGAGGCTTTATGCTGACTGTTTTTTCGGGGATCATCCTCCTTGGTATTCTGGTTTTTATCCACGAACTGGGACATTTTGGGGTCGCCAAGGCCACGGGCGTGCGCGTGCTGAAGTTTTCCCTCGGATTCGGCCCAAAACTGTTTTCCAAACAGTGGGGGGAGACCGAATATCTGCTTTGTGCAATCCCGCTGGGGGGGTACGTCCAGATGCTCGGCGAGGGGATCGGTGAACAGGGCGAAGTCGTGGAGCTGACGCCTGAAGAGCGGCAGCACTCCTTTGCAGATAAAACGATCGCCCAGCGCACGGCAATTATTGCGGCCGGCCCGATTATGAATCTGCTGCTCCCTTTTATTGTCCTGCCGATTGCCTATATGGTCGGGGTGAACCTGCCCGCTTATGTTGAAAATGCACCGCGAGCCGGTTATGTGGTTGACGCGTCGCCAGCAGCAGCTGCCGGTTTGCAGCGCAATGATTTGATCGTCGCGGTCAATGGCGATGCCGTCTCCAGCTGGGACGGTACGAACAAGACACTCCTCTCCCATGTCGGTGCGCCACTGGAATTCACAATCCTTCGGAGTGGTGACACCCTGCTGATCACACTGGAACCGGAAAACGGCGGGATTGAAGGGTTGCAATCGATCGGCATAATGCCGGATGTTGCGCCTCTGGTCGGCGGATTGGCACCGGGAATGCCGGCGTTGGCCGCCGGTTTTGAAGTGGGTGATCAGATCGTTGCGATTGAATCAACCCCGATCAACTCCTGGTATGATCTGCGCGACGTCATTCAGAATTACGGAAAGCGACCACAACAGTTTCACCTCATTCGCGACGGCAGGGAACTTTCAGTCGAGGTTCTGCCGATCCAGCGTGATGGCAAAGATGATCTGCTGATCGGTATTGCACCACACCAGGAAACCCTTTTTAAACGCTTCGGTTTTATTGACGCGGTGCGTGCTGGCGCTGACCGAACTGTTGAGCTGATCGAATTGACGCTGACGTTCATGCAAAAGATGTTCGCCGGACAAATCTCATCGAAAAATATCGGTGGCCCGATCACGGTTATTCAGATTGCAGGTCAGGCAGCGCAGACCGACCTGTCGAGTATTTGCACGGTGCTGGCTTTTCTCAGTATCCAGTTGGGGATTTTGAATCTGTTGCCGATCCCGATTCTTGATGGTGGGCATCTCTTTTTTAATTTTTTCGAAATGTTGATGCGCCGACCGGTGCCGTTGCGGACGCGCGAGATTGCCCAGCAGGTCGGGTTAATTATGTTGTTGATGTTGATGGTTCTGGCATTTTATAACGATATCGTTCGTATTTTTGTCGGGGGCGCGTAAATGGTCAAGTCTCCACGGTTGCTGGCTGTTTGCACCGCAACCCGCTGTACCAGTATTGCGGTCATTGAAGACGGTCGTGTGTTTGGCGAGATGGTGATGCGCTCCCCCCGTACCCACACAGATCTGCTGCTGCCGAATGTTCGCCAGATGCTCGCCGGGCTGGAACAGGATATCCCTGATTTTGACGCCTTTGTTGCGGTCGTTGGACCAGGGGCATTTACCGGCTTGCGCGTCGGTGTCGCAACGGTGAAGGGATTGGCCACGGCGGCCAATCGACCGACCATCGCTATTTCATCATTGCTGACCCTGGCTGCCCAGTTTCCGGCCAGTCACTTGCCGATTTGCGCACTTCTCGATGCACGTAAAAGTGAAGTCTATGTCGGTCGTTATTGCCGACAACTGGATGAACCGGTCTTGTCCCACCCTGAACGCGTGATGACACCGGAACAGTTGCTGGACGAAATTGACGAGGAAACCCTTTTTGTCGGCGATGGTGCCACTGTTTATCGACCGTTGATTGAGGCCCGGCTCGGTCGACGTGCTCATTTTGCGCCGGTTTCTCTGGCTGAACCACGTGCGGCTCTTGCTGCGGCTCTTGCCGATCGTGAATACCGGGCGAAACGCACGCTCTCATCCGGGCAATTAACTCCGGTTTATATTCGTCGTTCCGAGGCTGAAATTATGTGGGAAAAAAGCGGTCGAACACTGCCCCAATGACATGATAGACTGTTGACAAGGTTGGCCCCATTGGTTATTTTAAAATGGCAGTTCGGTGTATTCATTAACCCTATCCCGGGAGGTCCTTGATGGAGGAAGCAGATTTGACCGTCGTTGAAGAGTTGTGCAATAATAACCCACGCTTCCGTATGTTGTATGAAGAACACCTGATCCTGGAAAAAGAATTGACCGATTTTGAAGAGAAGGTTTATCTGACGCCCGATGAAGAAATTGCGCGGAAGAAGGTACAAAAGCTGAAGTTGGTAGGAAAAGATGAAATGCAGAAGATTCTGCATAACTTTCGTGAGGTCTAGTCCTCTTCACCCGAGAGAATCTGAGGGGTTCGGGCCTCCGGACCCCTTTTTATCTGTGCGGCGCCGGGATTTTATCGCGGCGCCGTTTTATACATCCGGCAGCGACAGGGGCACTTGTCGATTGATCATCAGAAGGAACGAATTAAACCATGAAAAAACGCAGTTCTGCCATCACTGAGGGTTTTGAACGAACACCGCACCGTGCCCTGCTGATGGGAACCGGAGTTCCGCGGAGTCAGATGAAACAGCCCTTTATCGGCATCGCCAGCTCTTTTACCGACCTGATCCCCGGTCACATCGGCATGCGTGATTTGGAACGGCAGATTGAAAAAGGCGTTCACACCGGTGGCGGGCACGCATTTATGTTTGGTATCCCCGGCGTGTGTGACGGAATCGCCATGGGACATCGTGGCATGCACTATTCATTGCCGACCCGTGAACTGATCGCCGACATGATTGAGTCGGTTGCCGAAGCCCACCGTCTTGACGGTCTGGTGTTGTTGACCAACTGTGACAAGATTACCCCAGGGATGTTGATGGCGGCAGCACGTTTGGATATTCCTGCAATTGTTGTCACCGCCGGACCGATGCTCGCCGGGCGCGGTGCTCAAGGGCGGCAATATTCGTTTGTGACCGATACTTTCGAGGCGATGGGGCAGTATAAAGCGGGGAATATGACCGAGGCGCAGCTGTGCACCTGTGAAGAAAATGCCTGCCCCTCTGCCGGATCGTGTCAGGGACTTTTTACCGCCAACACGATGGCGATCCTGACTGAAACCCTCGGTATGAGCCTGATCGGATGTGGTACCGCACTGGCGGTTTCCTCGTTGAAGCGGCGCATTGCTTTCACGTCCGGTGAACGGATTGTTGCCCTGGTAAATGACAATATCACGCCACGTTCCATCCTCACCCGCGCCGCCTTTGAAAACGCCGTGCGGGTCGATCTGGCCCTCGGTGGTTCGAGCAACACCGTCTTGCATCTGCTGTCGATTGCGCGTGAAGCCGGAGTCGAACTGCCGCTGGAAATTTTCGACGCACTCAGTCGCACCACGCCGCAGCTGGCCTCAATGAATCCTGGTGGTATCCATTTCATGGAAGATCTGGATGCGGCGGGGGGGGTTCCTGGCGTGCTCCACGAGCTGGGCGACAAGATTCTCGATAATCCAACCCTGACCGGTCTGTCTGTCAGAGAGATTGCTGCGGCGATCAAGCATGTTGATCACGCCGTGATCCATCCACGCAGTAACCCGGTGCGGGCTGAAGGGGGGATTGCCATTCTGCACGGCAATATTGCGCCGGACGGGGCGGTTGTCAAACAGTCCGGGGTGTCGGAGAAGATGATGACCTTCGAAGGCACGGCACGCTGCTTCGATGCGGAGGAGGCCGCGATGGCCGCGTTGATGGACGGAACCGTCGTGGCGGGCGATGTGGTCGTGATTCGCTACGAAGGACCGAAAGGCGGGCCGGGGATGCGTGAAATGCTCGCTCCGACCGCGACGTTGATGGGGCTGGGGCTGGGGGACAGTGTGGCATTGATTACCGATGGTCGTTTTTCCGGCGGTACCCGCGGGCCCTGCATCGGTCACATTTCGCCGGAAGCCGCCGTCGGTGGCCCGATCGCCCTGATTGCCGACGGTGACCGGATTAAACTCGATATTCCGCAGCGTTCGCTTGAATTGCTGGTTGATGCAACGGTTCTGGCAGAACGTCGTGCCGTCTGGCAGGCTCCGGAACCGAAGATCAGAACCGGCTGGCTGGCACGTTATGCCCAGGTTGTCACCTCGGCCAATACGGGCGCAATTTGTCAAGCGACAGCTCCACTGAAATAACGCGCAACCACTTGCCAGGGAACGAAAAGTTTCAACTGAGGAGGAATTGGTGAAAAAGACCGGATCACAGATTTTACTTGAATGTCTGCGCCTCGAAGGCGTTGATACCGTTTTCGGCTACCCAGGGGGGACGGTCATCAATATCTATGATGACTTGATGGATTCGCCGATCAAACATATTCTCAATCGCCATGAACAGGCTGCGGTTCATGCCGCTGACGGTTATGCGCGGGCCACCGGCAAGGTCGGTGTTGCCATCGCTACGAGTGGTCCCGGTGCAACCAATACGGTCACCGGTATTGCTACTGCCTACATGGATTCGATTCCGATGGTCATTATTACCGGACAGGTCCCGACGCCGCTGATCGGTAACGACGCATTTCAGGAAGCCGACATGATCGGTATTACGCGCCCGATCACCAAACACAATTATCTGGTCAGGGATATCAAGGATCTGGCCCGAATCATCAAACAGGCCTTTTATATCGCCCGCACCGGTCGTCCCGGCCCGGTCCTCGTTGACCTGCCGAAAGACATCCAGATGGCCACACATAAATTTGAGTACCCGGACAAAGTTGAACTGCGCGGCTATAAACCGAATTACAGCGGCAACTCGCGGCAGATAGAAAAATCGATCAAGATGATTCTGGCGGCCCGTAAACCGGTTATCTATGTTGGTGGCGGAGCAGCGCTGTCGAATTCCAATCTGGAACTGAAACAATTTACTGAAATGATTCAGGCGCCGCTGACCATGACCCTGATGGGGCTGTCATCATTTCCGAACACGCATCCGCTGTCACTCGGGATGCTCGGCATGCACGGCACCTATCACGCCAATATGGCAGTGACCGATGCTGATCTGCTGATCGCTATCGGGGCCCGTTTTGATGATCGCGTCACCGGAAAGATTGCGACCTTTGCACCCCATGCCAAGATTATCCATATTGACATCGATCCGACTTCGATCAAAAAGAATGTGCGCGTCGATTTGCCGATCGTTGGCGATCTCAAGGATGTCCTGAAAAAAATGCTCAAACAACTCGCCGAATACGACGCGCAAGTGGCAACCCTGCGGGACGAACTTGCGCCGTGGCGCGCGAAGATTGAGGTGTGGAAGAAAGAGCAGCCGCTCGGATACAAGAGTTCGAATAAGGAGATCAAACCGCAGTTTGTCATTGAGAAACTGTGTGAATTGTCCGACGAAGACGCGATTATTACGACGGAAGTCGGTCAACATCAGATGTGGACTGCCCAGTTCTATGATTTTATTCAGCCGCGGACCTTTCTGACTTCAGGCGGGCTCGGCACGATGGGCTACGGTCTGCCCGCCGCGCTCGGTGCCCAGGCGGCATTCCCCACGCGGCAGGTCATTGATATCTCTGGTGACGGCTCGTTCCAGATGAACTCTCAGGAGTTGGCGACCTTGGTGCAATATCGCCTGCCGGTCAAGATTGCCATTCTGAACAACAATTTTCTCGGCATGGTCCGGCAGTGGCAGCAACTGTTCTTCAATCGCCGCTACAGCCAGACGTGTATGGAACTGCCGATTGATTTCAAGAAGCTGGCAGAAGCTTACGGGGCGACCGGCTTACAAGCCACTACCCCGGATGAAGTCGAGGCAGTGATCAAACAGGCCTTTGCCACGCCGGGGCCAGTCATCATGGAATTCAAGGTTTGCCGTGAAGAAAATGTGTTGCCGATGGTTCCGGCTGGTGCGGGTATCAATGAAATGGTGCTGGCGTCCTGATGACAGCCAGGTGCTGAGGAGTGATTGAATGATGAAACATACCATTTCGGTTTTGGTGGAAAATGAATTTGGCGTGCTGCCACGAGTTTCTGGGCTTTTTTCGGGACGCGGCTTTAATATTGAAAGCCTTTCCGTGGCGCCAACGATCGATCCGACTATTTCACGGATGACTATTGTCACCAGCGGCGACGAACGGATTCTGGAGCAGATCAACAAGCAACTCAACAAGTTGATTGATGTGATCAAGGTGATCGATTTCACCGGTCAGGATTATACCGAACGGGAGATGGGGCTGATCAAGGTCAATGCCGAGGAATCGACCCGTGCTGAAGTGCTGCGTATCGTAGATATCTTTCGAGCCAAGGTCGTCGATGTGACCCAGAGCTCGTATACGGTAGAAGTCACCGGAGCACCGGGGAAAATCGATGCCGTTGTTGAATTGCTGCGGCCGATGGGGATCAAGGAGCTGATTCGCTCCGGTCCGGTGGTTTTGGGACGCGGCGCAAAGGGGTGGAAGACGCAGTAATGACGGTTTTTTCCCGACCCTGATTGCCTGAAAAAGATGGAATAAACAACCTGAATGTGTTACATGAATTGACCACACAAAAATGACCCTGCTGAGGAGGAAAAATGAACGTTTATTATGACAAAGATGCCGAACTGTCAATCATTCAAGGAATGAAGGTGACGATTGTCGGTTACGGTTCCCAGGGCCATGCCCACGCCAATAACCTCAAGGATTCCGGTGTCGATGTCACCGTTGCTCTGCGTGAAAGTTCGACCTCGGCGAAAAAGGCGATAAATTCCGGTTTGACGGTCAAGAGTGTCGCCGCCGCTGTTGCCGCTGCCGATCTGGTGATGATTCTGACCCCCGACGAATTTCAGTTTCAGCTTTATCGCGATGAAATTGAGCCGAACGTCAAGCAAGGGGCGACGCTTGCCTTTGCCCACGGTTTCGCAATTCACTACAATCAGATCGTCCCGCGGGCCGACCTGGACGTGATCATGATCGCGCCGAAGGCCCCGGGGCACACCGTGCGCTCCGAATTTGTACGTGGTGGCGGCATCCCTGACCTGATCGCAGTTTTCCAGGACGCCTCCGGTAAAGCCAAAAATGTGGCTCTGTCGTACGCCAGTGCCATCGGCGGCGGGCGTACCGGGATTATTGAGACCAGCTTCAAGGATGAGACCGAAACAGACCTGTTCGGTGAGCAGGCGGTCCTTTGTGGTGGAGCGGTTGAACTGGTCAAGGCCGGTTTTGAAACGTTGACCGCAGCGGGGTATGCGCCAGAGATGGCTTACTTCGAATGCCTTCATGAACTCAAATTGATTGTTGATCTGATGTACGAAGGCGGGATTGCCAACATGAATTACTCGATCTCCAATAATGCGGAGTATGGCGAGTATATCACCGGCCCCCAGGTGATCAACGCGGAAAGTCGCAAGGCGATGAAACAGTGTCTGGACAATATTCAGAACGGTGAATACGCCAAACGGTTTATTCTCGAAGGACAAGCCAACTATCCCGAGATGACCGCCCGGCGGAGGCTCAATGCCGCGCACCCGATCGAACTGGTCGGTGAACGCCTGCGCAGCATGATGCCCTGGATCAAGAAAATTGTTGATAAAGAAAAAAACTGATCGATCTGCCGGGGCGTGTCCCCGGCAGTTTCTTTTAATCCTGGATAAAGGATGTGATGATTCATGCGTAATCAACATCAACCGGTGGCCGTCGAGGGTTTTCCTTTTATCGCGCTGTTTGCCTTCGTTACACTGATTTTTGCGTTGCTTGACTGGGGTTGTCTGGCGACCATCATGCTCGCGCTGACCCTTTTTACGGTCTATTTTTTTCGTAATCCGGAACGCTTCCCGCCGACTGATGCCAATGCCATCGTCGCGCCTGCGGATGGCAAGGTGATTTTTGTCGGTGACGTGATGGAAGAGCGCTATTTTGGCGAAGAGGTGAAAAAAATCAGCATCTTCATGAACGTGTTCAATGTCCATGTCAACCGTGCCCCTTTTTCAGGGAAGGTGCTTGCCCGGTTTTATAATCGTGGAGAATTTTTTAACGCTTCGCTCGACAAGGCCAGTCTCCAGAATGAACAAGCCGGACTTTTTGTCGAAAGTGACAGAGGCAAGATCCTCTTCGTTCAGATCGCCGGCCTGATCGCACGACGGATTGTCACTTACCCGGTCGTGGGGGATTTGTTGACCCGTGGTATGCGTTTTGGTCTGATTCGATTTGGTTCGCGGGTTGACATTTATTTACCGAAAGGGACCGAAATCACTGTTCGCATTGGTGACCGTACCGTTGCGGGGGAATCGGTCATCGGGTATTGGCATGAGTAAAGATCGGTTGCAAGGTCGGCACGAAAATCTGCGTAAGGGTGTCTACATCCTGCCAAACCTCTTTACCACCGGGGGGCTTTTTTCCGGTTTCTACGGGATTGTCGCCACGATGAACGGCGATTATCATATCGCCGCATGGTTTGTGCTGATTGCTGCAATTTTTGACACCATTGACGGAAAAGTCGCCCGTCTGACCGGGACCACCAGCAATTTTGGCGTCGAGTATGATTCACTTGCCGATCTTGTTGCCTTCGGTGTTGCTCCTGGTCTTTTGATGTATTCCTGGGCCCTCAAGCCTTTCGGCAAGCTGGGCTGGCTGGCGGCATTTCTCTATGTTGTCTGCGGCGCATTGCGGCTGGCGCGGTTTAACGTGCAGGTCAATACTGTCGAATCGAAACGATTTGTCGGCCTGCCGATTCCCGCGGCGGCGAGCATGGTCGCCGCGTGTGTCCTGCTCTTTTACCATCTTGGTGGTTCCGGGCCGCTGCTTAAAAAAGTTTCGGTGCTCCTCCTTATCTATATTCTGGCTGCACTGATGGTGAGCAACTTCAGCTATTATTCCTTTAAAGACCCCGAACTGTTCAGACGGCAGCCTTTCGGTATTCTGGTCGGTGCGATCATGTTGCTTATCGTTATCGTTGCCGAGCCGCAGATCATGTTTTTCAGTATTTTTCTTGCTTATACTTTCTCCGGCCCGGTTGGTTATCTGCTCGGAAAGTTGC containing:
- a CDS encoding phosphatidylserine decarboxylase family protein, with amino-acid sequence MRNQHQPVAVEGFPFIALFAFVTLIFALLDWGCLATIMLALTLFTVYFFRNPERFPPTDANAIVAPADGKVIFVGDVMEERYFGEEVKKISIFMNVFNVHVNRAPFSGKVLARFYNRGEFFNASLDKASLQNEQAGLFVESDRGKILFVQIAGLIARRIVTYPVVGDLLTRGMRFGLIRFGSRVDIYLPKGTEITVRIGDRTVAGESVIGYWHE
- the pssA gene encoding CDP-diacylglycerol--serine O-phosphatidyltransferase — encoded protein: MSKDRLQGRHENLRKGVYILPNLFTTGGLFSGFYGIVATMNGDYHIAAWFVLIAAIFDTIDGKVARLTGTTSNFGVEYDSLADLVAFGVAPGLLMYSWALKPFGKLGWLAAFLYVVCGALRLARFNVQVNTVESKRFVGLPIPAAASMVAACVLLFYHLGGSGPLLKKVSVLLLIYILAALMVSNFSYYSFKDPELFRRQPFGILVGAIMLLIVIVAEPQIMFFSIFLAYTFSGPVGYLLGKLRRKNKDPEKDPPVTTEELPPDQNNV